The following are encoded together in the Eubacterium sp. 1001713B170207_170306_E7 genome:
- a CDS encoding pentapeptide repeat-containing protein encodes MAYDCVGAGQKVTQTIYQGKTWQDKGTRANEVYLVFLAVYRLHQMLWYLTEAATLIPAADIRRAVETVIQDLDRLTRQTPEMLLKVNLDECRDRTNQLLKEAWHSVQKTQKVPARDKKSPDFIGRNFKRASLDGQDFSQSLLIAANLEGCSLKGANLLGADLRDTNLKDADLRDSIFLTQAQINSAKGNERTRLLEFIVRPEQWKN; translated from the coding sequence ATGGCCTATGACTGTGTTGGCGCCGGGCAAAAGGTAACGCAAACAATCTATCAGGGGAAAACCTGGCAGGATAAAGGTACCAGGGCCAACGAGGTGTATCTGGTGTTTCTGGCAGTTTATCGACTTCACCAGATGCTCTGGTATCTGACAGAGGCGGCCACTTTGATTCCGGCAGCGGACATCCGCAGGGCAGTCGAAACTGTGATTCAGGATTTGGACAGACTTACGCGGCAGACACCAGAAATGCTACTGAAGGTTAATTTGGATGAATGCCGTGATCGGACGAATCAGCTGTTGAAGGAGGCCTGGCACAGCGTGCAGAAAACCCAGAAGGTGCCGGCCAGAGATAAAAAATCACCGGATTTCATTGGCCGTAATTTTAAAAGGGCGTCGCTGGATGGACAGGACTTCAGCCAAAGCCTGCTCATTGCCGCCAACCTGGAGGGCTGTTCTCTAAAGGGGGCCAATTTGCTGGGGGCAGACCTCAGAGACACGAATCTGAAGGACGCAGACCTGCGCGATAGTATTTTTCTAACCCAGGCCCAGATCAACAGCGCGAAAGGAAATGAGCGCACCCGGCTGCTAGAATTTATAGTGCGCCCGGAACAGTGGAAAAATTGA
- a CDS encoding EAL domain-containing protein: MMNKDNQYSFIKTYVIAVIICIGFLAFSLLFIFHIMSLNQQESANYLNESAKQSQTAVEKQITGDFQTLDGIAECVGDLDVLNADQVGNLLKRINDNNVFIRMGFADKSGIIDFYDINGDTHKSVDISREYFFNDALAGRDVISRTVEDPLNPRHYINYYAVPIRHNNEVVGVLCAVNEASVLREIIDTPVFNDRGFTNIIDSNGDIIMRSVQTGERFDDVTRLNELGILSVEDQEKLNQALQEEKSLSFSYEGDDGKEMAVLEPVGVNGWFILTAAPQSIVRDYYNKTAIGTILIVLAACLIFLYLLYHQRKILTKSRNELLNAAYADPLTGQRNNARFRIDGKKVLQDSNNAPYGIWYCDIKKFKFLNDLYGYERGDKILKCLSDILLEHSRKDDLFCRVSADNFAGIRSYHERVEITEWFNDLVREISESGMDKAKHLPIDLCMGVYCTEDQSEELTLNDMIDRANMAQKSIKNQVGSQMTFYTEEIRNQTIRETEMESLGKEALENEEFVIYMQPKVNIQKGNIIAGAEALARWNSSQRGMISPGEFIPLFEKSGLVVDLDRYMFEKSCQWLRSYLDAGRPLLNVAVNVSRLGLFQEDFVEHYSAIKQKYRIPDFLLELEFTESVMLDDSSAFKDVVELLQKNGFRCSLDDFGSGYSSLNVLKNLSIDVLKLDILFFKEGTDLRREQVVIANTVAMAKELSIKTIAEGVEDMEQVEFLRGIGCDVVQGYVFSKPMPLEEFDDMLRQLNGRSIDVLKA; the protein is encoded by the coding sequence ATGATGAATAAAGATAACCAGTACAGCTTTATAAAAACCTATGTGATTGCAGTCATTATCTGTATTGGGTTCCTTGCATTCAGCCTTTTGTTCATTTTTCACATTATGAGCCTGAATCAGCAGGAAAGCGCCAACTACCTTAACGAGTCGGCCAAGCAGAGCCAGACCGCGGTGGAAAAACAGATTACCGGTGATTTTCAAACGCTGGACGGTATCGCAGAATGCGTTGGCGACCTGGATGTTTTGAATGCAGACCAGGTTGGCAACCTGCTCAAGCGGATCAACGACAATAATGTCTTTATTCGGATGGGATTTGCAGATAAAAGCGGTATTATTGACTTTTATGACATTAACGGCGACACACATAAAAGTGTGGATATCTCACGGGAATACTTTTTTAACGACGCGCTGGCCGGCAGAGATGTGATCTCACGAACCGTTGAGGACCCGCTGAATCCAAGGCATTATATTAACTATTACGCAGTACCTATACGACATAACAATGAGGTTGTCGGCGTGCTCTGCGCGGTCAATGAGGCCTCCGTGCTCCGGGAAATTATTGATACACCTGTCTTCAATGACCGGGGCTTTACCAATATTATTGATAGCAACGGCGATATCATTATGCGTTCCGTCCAAACGGGCGAGCGTTTTGACGATGTGACCAGGCTGAACGAGCTGGGGATCCTGTCGGTTGAGGATCAGGAAAAATTAAATCAGGCCTTACAGGAAGAGAAAAGCCTGAGTTTTTCCTATGAGGGTGACGACGGAAAAGAGATGGCAGTGCTGGAGCCTGTCGGTGTCAATGGCTGGTTTATTTTAACTGCCGCGCCCCAATCCATTGTCAGAGATTACTATAACAAGACGGCCATCGGTACGATTTTAATCGTGCTGGCCGCCTGTCTGATTTTTCTCTATTTACTGTACCACCAGAGAAAAATCCTGACCAAAAGCCGGAACGAGCTGCTGAATGCGGCCTATGCCGATCCATTGACAGGACAGCGCAACAACGCGCGCTTTCGCATTGACGGCAAAAAGGTATTGCAGGACAGTAACAACGCGCCGTACGGTATCTGGTATTGCGATATTAAAAAGTTTAAGTTTTTAAATGATTTATATGGCTATGAAAGAGGCGATAAGATACTGAAATGCTTATCGGATATTCTGCTCGAGCACAGCCGGAAAGATGATCTTTTCTGTCGGGTTTCAGCCGATAATTTTGCCGGTATCCGATCCTACCATGAGCGTGTTGAAATCACAGAGTGGTTTAATGATCTGGTTCGGGAAATCTCAGAATCAGGGATGGATAAGGCGAAGCACCTGCCCATTGACCTTTGCATGGGGGTTTACTGCACCGAGGATCAGTCCGAAGAGCTCACGCTTAACGATATGATTGACCGTGCCAATATGGCGCAGAAATCCATTAAGAACCAGGTCGGCAGTCAGATGACTTTTTATACAGAGGAAATCCGCAATCAGACCATCAGGGAGACCGAGATGGAGTCTCTTGGCAAGGAGGCCCTTGAAAATGAAGAATTTGTCATTTATATGCAGCCAAAGGTTAACATACAGAAGGGGAACATCATCGCTGGCGCCGAGGCGCTGGCCCGCTGGAACAGCAGCCAGCGGGGAATGATTTCGCCGGGCGAGTTTATCCCATTGTTTGAGAAATCCGGACTGGTGGTTGATCTCGACCGCTATATGTTCGAGAAATCATGCCAGTGGCTGAGAAGCTATCTGGACGCAGGAAGGCCGCTCTTAAATGTGGCAGTCAACGTCTCTCGGCTCGGCTTATTCCAGGAGGATTTTGTCGAGCACTACTCCGCCATCAAACAGAAATACAGGATTCCGGATTTTCTGCTTGAGCTGGAATTTACTGAAAGCGTGATGCTGGATGACTCCAGCGCATTTAAGGATGTGGTCGAGCTGCTCCAGAAAAACGGCTTCCGCTGTTCTCTGGACGATTTTGGATCGGGTTATTCTTCGCTGAATGTTCTGAAAAACCTTTCGATTGATGTTTTGAAGCTCGACATTCTTTTCTTTAAGGAAGGGACAGACCTCCGAAGAGAACAGGTCGTCATCGCCAATACTGTGGCGATGGCAAAGGAATTAAGCATCAAAACAATTGCCGAGGGGGTTGAGGATATGGAACAGGTTGAGTTTTTAAGAGGAATCGGCTGTGATGTGGTGCAGGGGTATGTTTTCTCCAAACCAATGCCTCTGGAGGAATTTGACGATATGCTGAGGCAGTTAAACGGACGCTCCATAGATGTTCTGAAAGCTTAA
- a CDS encoding HsmA family protein, whose product MDTKLILAIITITLALVFYTIGVFGERRAKTLKKQHVIIFWLGLLCDTTGTTIMSLIARSGVKVISPAAQIMHSVTGVIAIALMLFHAVWATWVLNRGDAKKKEAFHKFSIVVWAIWLIPYVLGAFVGMSA is encoded by the coding sequence ATGGATACAAAGTTGATTCTGGCCATCATTACCATTACGCTGGCCCTTGTATTCTACACCATCGGTGTTTTTGGTGAACGGAGAGCAAAAACCCTGAAAAAGCAGCACGTTATCATTTTCTGGCTGGGACTCTTATGCGATACCACAGGTACCACCATCATGAGCCTGATTGCCCGGTCAGGTGTGAAGGTCATATCGCCAGCGGCCCAGATCATGCACAGTGTCACGGGTGTTATTGCCATTGCCCTGATGCTGTTTCACGCGGTCTGGGCCACCTGGGTGCTAAACAGGGGGGATGCGAAGAAGAAAGAGGCCTTTCATAAGTTCAGCATTGTCGTCTGGGCGATCTGGCTGATTCCCTACGTCTTAGGCGCTTTTGTCGGAATGTCGGCGTAA
- a CDS encoding IMP dehydrogenase, with translation MAFYFEEPSRTFSEYLLVPGYSSSQCMPANVNLKTPVVKFKKGEESSIYMNIPMTSAIMQSVSGEKMAIALATEGGISFIYGSQSVENEAAMIARVKAYKAGFVPSDSNVTPDATMQDILDLKEKTGHSTVAVTSDGTANGKFVGIVTSRDYRVSRMDPSTKVREFMTPLEKIIYAPEGTSLKEANNIIWDHKLNTLPIVAEDGRLLYFVFRKDYSSHKENPLELLDAQKRYIVGAGINTRDYAERVPALVEAGADVLCIDSSEGFSEWQKLTIEWIREHYGDSVKVGAGNVVDREGFRFLAEAGADFIKIGIGGGSICITREQKGIGRGQATAVIEVARARDEYFEETGVYIPICSDGGIVYDHHITLALAMGADFVMLGRYFSRFDESPTNKVNINGSYMKEYWGEGSSRARNWQRYDMGGDKKLSFEEGVDSYVPYAGPLRDNVRLTLSKVRSTMCNCGALNIPEFQEKAKLTLVSSTSIVEGGAHDVMLKDNGMSTVK, from the coding sequence ATGGCTTTTTATTTTGAAGAACCGTCCCGTACCTTTAGCGAATACCTGCTCGTACCAGGTTATTCCTCTTCACAGTGTATGCCGGCTAATGTTAACCTGAAAACCCCTGTCGTAAAATTCAAGAAAGGTGAGGAATCTTCAATATATATGAATATTCCCATGACCTCGGCCATCATGCAGTCCGTATCCGGCGAAAAAATGGCCATCGCGCTGGCGACTGAGGGCGGCATTTCCTTTATCTACGGCTCGCAGAGCGTGGAAAACGAGGCGGCGATGATCGCCCGGGTCAAGGCCTATAAAGCCGGTTTTGTACCAAGTGATTCCAATGTAACTCCAGATGCCACCATGCAGGACATTCTGGACTTAAAGGAAAAAACAGGCCACTCCACGGTTGCCGTAACCTCTGACGGCACCGCAAACGGCAAATTCGTCGGGATTGTCACCAGCCGTGACTACCGCGTCAGCCGTATGGATCCTTCTACCAAAGTCAGAGAATTTATGACCCCGCTCGAAAAAATCATCTACGCTCCTGAGGGCACCAGCCTGAAGGAAGCCAACAACATTATCTGGGACCACAAGCTGAACACCCTGCCAATCGTGGCGGAAGATGGACGTCTCCTTTATTTTGTATTCCGCAAGGACTACTCCTCCCACAAAGAAAATCCTCTGGAGCTCTTAGACGCCCAGAAACGTTATATCGTAGGCGCCGGCATCAACACCCGTGACTACGCAGAACGTGTGCCGGCTCTGGTGGAAGCCGGAGCGGATGTTTTATGTATCGACTCCTCCGAGGGCTTCTCGGAATGGCAGAAGCTGACCATTGAATGGATCCGCGAGCACTATGGTGATTCCGTGAAAGTTGGTGCCGGAAACGTGGTTGACCGTGAAGGCTTCCGCTTCCTGGCTGAGGCAGGCGCTGATTTTATTAAGATCGGTATCGGCGGCGGCTCCATCTGTATTACGCGTGAACAGAAGGGCATCGGACGCGGCCAGGCGACTGCGGTTATCGAAGTTGCCAGAGCACGTGATGAATACTTTGAGGAAACTGGTGTTTACATTCCCATCTGCTCCGACGGCGGGATTGTCTATGACCACCATATTACCCTGGCGCTGGCCATGGGCGCAGACTTTGTCATGCTGGGACGTTATTTCTCCCGCTTTGATGAAAGCCCGACCAACAAGGTCAACATTAACGGCAGCTACATGAAGGAATACTGGGGTGAAGGCTCCAGCCGTGCCCGCAACTGGCAGCGTTATGACATGGGCGGCGACAAGAAGCTCTCCTTCGAGGAAGGCGTCGACTCCTATGTACCCTATGCCGGACCGCTGCGCGACAACGTCCGCCTGACCCTGAGCAAGGTACGCTCCACCATGTGTAACTGCGGCGCACTAAACATTCCTGAATTCCAGGAAAAGGCCAAGCTGACGCTGGTGTCCTCTACCAGTATTGTCGAGGGCGGCGCTCACGATGTTATGCTCAAGGATAACGGTATGTCGACCGTTAAATAA
- a CDS encoding ATP-dependent RecD-like DNA helicase: METLKGTVDHIIFHNDKNGYTVADFDVDGQMVTVVGNFEELKEGEFLKLTGFWKEHQSYGEQFQIESYALDLPTSEEGIIRYLSSGLLPGIGEKTAIEIVNHFGTDTLDILDNSPDRLSEVHGIGKKTLDKIKEVYSEQKEIRDVMIQIQEYGISSTYAMKLYKTYQSDTVRILLDNPYQIIRDVRGIGFKIADQIAAQLGFESQNPKRILSGISFCLQDCYSRGNTYMTEKDLIEYSAGILGVSREDIEFQLQELALRGDVRLEFIDDEPAYYPSALFEAEDNAALSMVRLANAVFETQEVDIPAMITAYEEDMSIHLDNRQAEAIETAIENGIAIITGGPGTGKTTIINGIVYIFKRLGMKTVLAAPTGRAAKRITETTGEPAKTIHRLLEYDYSGDDDFPSFNRDEENPLEVDAIILDEASMIDIVLLNSLLEAIKPGTRLILVGDADQLPSVGPGNVLQDLIESDVVKVVRLDRIYRQSEESMISINAHAINEGMMPEINNQSDFMLIRTMDPDKVLDTILDLVAWRIPEKKGFDAMKDIQVISPIKKGKLGVISLNKELQEVLNPAADYKKEKAFGTVVFREGDKVMQIKNNYKLKWEDIHGFETGEGVYNGDIGNITRIDEYNKTFEILLTDDKKVLYEFDQLDELTHAYAMTVHKSQGSEFPVVIMPMVGGPPMFLNRKLLYTAVTRAKKMLMLIGPQNYFYRMVKSGDTNERRTALKQRIKMYGELNV, encoded by the coding sequence ATGGAGACCTTAAAAGGAACAGTAGATCACATTATTTTCCATAATGACAAAAATGGCTATACCGTAGCGGATTTTGACGTAGACGGCCAGATGGTAACGGTCGTCGGTAATTTTGAGGAGCTGAAGGAGGGTGAGTTTTTAAAGCTGACAGGCTTCTGGAAAGAGCACCAAAGTTATGGTGAGCAGTTTCAGATCGAGAGCTACGCGCTGGACCTTCCAACCTCTGAGGAAGGCATCATCCGTTACCTGAGCTCAGGGCTCCTTCCTGGGATTGGTGAAAAGACAGCTATCGAGATTGTAAACCATTTTGGAACCGATACCCTGGATATTCTGGACAACAGCCCGGACCGCCTGAGTGAGGTCCACGGCATTGGAAAAAAGACGCTCGACAAAATAAAAGAGGTGTACAGCGAGCAGAAAGAAATCCGGGACGTCATGATCCAGATTCAGGAATACGGCATTTCCTCAACCTATGCCATGAAGCTTTACAAAACCTATCAGAGCGATACGGTGCGCATCCTTTTAGACAACCCCTACCAGATTATCAGGGATGTGCGTGGTATTGGCTTTAAAATAGCCGACCAGATCGCCGCTCAGCTTGGTTTTGAATCCCAGAATCCAAAGAGAATTCTCTCAGGCATCAGCTTTTGTCTTCAGGACTGCTACTCAAGAGGCAACACCTATATGACCGAGAAAGACCTGATCGAATACAGCGCGGGCATCCTCGGGGTATCAAGGGAGGACATTGAGTTCCAGCTCCAGGAGCTCGCGCTCCGCGGTGATGTGCGCCTGGAGTTCATCGATGATGAACCGGCCTATTACCCATCAGCCCTTTTCGAGGCAGAAGATAATGCCGCTCTGTCCATGGTGCGTCTGGCCAATGCGGTTTTTGAGACGCAGGAGGTGGACATCCCCGCCATGATCACCGCTTACGAGGAGGATATGAGCATCCACTTGGATAACCGTCAGGCTGAGGCCATCGAGACGGCCATCGAAAATGGCATCGCCATTATCACTGGGGGGCCAGGCACCGGGAAAACAACGATCATCAACGGCATCGTGTATATTTTTAAGCGTCTGGGGATGAAGACTGTGCTGGCTGCGCCCACGGGACGGGCCGCCAAACGCATTACAGAAACCACCGGGGAGCCGGCCAAGACCATTCACCGGCTTCTGGAATACGACTATTCCGGCGACGATGATTTTCCGTCCTTCAACAGGGACGAGGAAAATCCGCTGGAGGTCGACGCCATCATACTGGATGAAGCCTCCATGATCGATATTGTTCTGCTCAACAGTCTGCTTGAGGCCATCAAGCCCGGCACCCGCCTGATTCTGGTCGGTGACGCCGACCAGCTGCCCTCGGTGGGGCCTGGAAATGTCCTGCAGGATCTGATTGAGAGCGATGTGGTAAAGGTGGTGCGTCTGGACCGTATCTACCGGCAGTCAGAGGAAAGCATGATCTCCATAAACGCGCATGCCATCAATGAAGGGATGATGCCGGAAATCAACAACCAGTCGGATTTTATGCTCATCCGGACAATGGACCCCGACAAGGTGCTGGATACGATTTTAGATTTGGTAGCCTGGCGTATTCCGGAAAAAAAGGGGTTTGACGCCATGAAGGATATCCAGGTGATCTCACCCATCAAAAAAGGAAAACTCGGCGTTATTTCCCTGAATAAGGAGCTGCAGGAGGTCCTGAACCCGGCGGCGGACTACAAAAAGGAAAAAGCTTTTGGGACAGTGGTGTTCCGCGAGGGGGACAAGGTCATGCAGATCAAAAATAACTACAAGCTCAAGTGGGAGGATATCCACGGCTTTGAGACAGGAGAAGGCGTCTATAACGGCGATATCGGCAACATCACACGCATCGACGAGTACAATAAAACCTTTGAGATTCTGCTGACTGACGATAAAAAGGTTCTTTACGAGTTTGATCAGCTCGATGAGCTGACACATGCCTATGCGATGACTGTCCACAAAAGCCAGGGCAGTGAGTTTCCTGTTGTGATCATGCCGATGGTGGGGGGGCCGCCCATGTTTTTAAATCGCAAGCTGCTTTATACAGCGGTCACCAGGGCCAAAAAGATGCTGATGCTCATTGGTCCTCAGAACTATTTTTACCGTATGGTAAAATCTGGCGATACCAATGAGCGGCGTACGGCGCTCAAACAGCGGATCAAAATGTACGGAGAGCTCAATGTCTGA
- a CDS encoding ComF family protein yields MSEPGFKKGLRALLREMLFLPNGVCPVCGKVLFRTERYLCERCEQSLPRVTMPACRYCGKPLPEKGLDFCGDCGPLENPVLDGGAVWLHYSGSGKKLVHSLKFGHLPQLGVWIGRQMAGAVKERDWSEELELVAAVPLHEKRLEERGYNQSDCLAEGLAAALKLPYERNVLKRLYDTPHQIGLGREERLVNLTGAFGVTEKKAVAGKTILLVDDVNTTGSTLRECAEMLKLAGAEAVYTAACAGAQ; encoded by the coding sequence ATGTCTGAGCCTGGTTTTAAGAAGGGGCTGCGGGCGCTGCTCAGGGAAATGCTGTTTTTACCGAATGGGGTCTGCCCAGTGTGCGGCAAGGTGCTTTTCAGGACAGAGCGCTATTTATGTGAGCGTTGCGAGCAGTCATTGCCAAGGGTAACCATGCCTGCCTGCAGATATTGCGGAAAGCCGCTGCCCGAAAAGGGACTGGATTTTTGCGGTGACTGCGGCCCGCTGGAGAACCCGGTGCTGGACGGCGGTGCCGTTTGGCTGCACTACAGCGGCTCGGGTAAAAAGCTGGTGCACAGCCTGAAGTTCGGGCATTTACCCCAGCTCGGCGTCTGGATTGGCCGGCAGATGGCTGGCGCCGTAAAGGAAAGGGACTGGTCAGAGGAGCTGGAACTGGTGGCCGCCGTGCCCCTGCACGAAAAACGTCTGGAGGAGCGCGGCTATAATCAGAGCGACTGTCTGGCCGAGGGGCTGGCAGCCGCGCTGAAGCTGCCCTATGAGAGAAACGTCCTGAAGCGCCTTTACGATACGCCCCATCAAATCGGCCTGGGCCGCGAGGAACGCCTGGTTAATCTGACCGGCGCCTTTGGCGTCACAGAGAAAAAGGCTGTGGCCGGAAAGACCATACTGCTGGTCGATGACGTCAACACGACGGGCTCTACCCTGCGGGAGTGCGCAGAAATGCTGAAGCTGGCAGGTGCTGAGGCCGTGTACACAGCGGCCTGCGCCGGGGCGCAATAG
- a CDS encoding CpsB/CapC family capsule biosynthesis tyrosine phosphatase, translated as MIDMHNHVLYGVDDGAQSIEDSVEMLLKAKEVGFSGVVLTPHYMCYQNFTSPAVENSRRCEILKKILDRLGLELDLYLGSELLYEYKLVDLIDKEEFTTLADTPWFLVETIRHGGTAIGVQNFMQKLKEKGYKAILAHPERYDFVQDDPNVLLDFMKSGALIQCNYLSLISYYGEPSRHTLEILLKHRMVQLMGSDAHQVEGYERYPEARAAGIALVGEEEWDRIMCRNPELLIRNEGGIAVNPIPYTEEVKSSVIPKTFL; from the coding sequence ATGATTGATATGCATAATCACGTACTATATGGCGTGGACGATGGTGCTCAGAGCATTGAGGACAGTGTGGAGATGCTCCTTAAGGCAAAAGAGGTAGGCTTTTCAGGCGTTGTCTTAACACCGCATTACATGTGTTATCAGAACTTTACCTCACCTGCAGTGGAGAACAGCAGACGCTGTGAAATCCTGAAAAAAATACTGGACCGTCTGGGGCTGGAGCTGGATTTATATTTAGGAAGCGAGCTCTTATATGAATATAAGCTGGTCGATTTAATCGACAAAGAAGAATTTACGACCCTGGCCGATACCCCGTGGTTTCTTGTAGAGACAATCCGGCACGGCGGCACCGCCATCGGTGTGCAGAATTTTATGCAGAAGCTTAAGGAAAAGGGCTATAAGGCCATTTTAGCCCACCCGGAGCGCTATGATTTTGTCCAAGACGACCCCAATGTGCTGCTGGACTTTATGAAAAGCGGTGCGCTGATCCAGTGCAACTACCTGAGTCTTATTAGCTATTACGGTGAGCCGTCCAGACATACCCTTGAGATTTTACTCAAGCACCGGATGGTGCAGCTTATGGGGAGCGACGCCCACCAGGTAGAAGGCTACGAACGTTATCCTGAGGCCAGAGCCGCAGGCATTGCCCTTGTCGGAGAAGAGGAATGGGACCGGATCATGTGCCGCAATCCAGAGCTGCTGATTCGGAATGAAGGCGGTATCGCCGTTAACCCGATTCCTTATACAGAGGAAGTGAAGAGTAGCGTTATTCCAAAAACGTTCTTGTAA
- the murB gene encoding UDP-N-acetylmuramate dehydrogenase translates to MNKEMIKNKLMDVIASERILCDEPMKNHISFKVGGPADFLVVPESCEEFVKVLACCRKNNVPFYVMGNGTNLLVRDKGYRGVMIKTRQLCRIAVEDSGISAEPGSLLKDVAEAALEASLTGMEFASGIPGSLGGAVVMNAGAYDGEMKDIIHSIEVVTENGDILELPIENCRMGYRKSIVQENPWFVTGVNLLLRKGDYNTIKAKMDDLNARRRNKQPLEYPSAGSTFRRPEGYFAGKLVQDCGFKGYCVGGAQVSEKHSGFVINKDNATADDIITLIQTIQKKVKQDFGVDMRTEVIMIGE, encoded by the coding sequence ATGAATAAAGAAATGATCAAGAATAAACTAATGGACGTCATTGCATCAGAAAGGATTTTATGCGATGAGCCCATGAAAAATCATATTTCCTTTAAAGTAGGAGGACCAGCGGATTTTCTGGTGGTGCCGGAGAGCTGTGAGGAATTTGTGAAGGTGTTAGCCTGTTGCCGTAAAAACAATGTTCCGTTTTATGTCATGGGCAATGGAACCAATCTTCTGGTGAGAGATAAAGGCTACCGCGGCGTCATGATAAAAACCCGTCAGCTCTGCAGAATTGCAGTAGAGGATAGCGGCATCAGCGCAGAGCCGGGATCATTGCTCAAGGACGTGGCCGAAGCGGCCCTTGAGGCCAGCCTAACAGGTATGGAGTTTGCCTCTGGAATCCCCGGGTCACTGGGTGGGGCCGTCGTTATGAATGCTGGCGCCTATGACGGAGAAATGAAGGATATCATCCACTCCATCGAAGTTGTGACAGAGAACGGCGATATTTTGGAGCTGCCCATTGAAAATTGCCGTATGGGCTACCGAAAGAGCATTGTACAGGAAAATCCCTGGTTTGTCACAGGTGTAAATCTGTTGTTAAGAAAAGGGGATTACAATACCATTAAGGCAAAGATGGACGACCTGAACGCGCGCAGAAGAAACAAGCAGCCACTGGAATACCCCAGCGCGGGCAGCACCTTCAGACGTCCCGAGGGATATTTTGCCGGAAAACTGGTTCAGGACTGTGGCTTCAAGGGCTACTGCGTAGGCGGGGCACAGGTATCCGAAAAGCACAGCGGCTTTGTCATCAATAAAGATAACGCCACTGCTGATGACATCATCACCCTGATTCAGACTATTCAAAAGAAAGTAAAACAGGACTTTGGTGTGGATATGCGCACCGAAGTAATCATGATAGGAGAATAA
- a CDS encoding PHP domain-containing protein, translating to MKLLCDMHTHTTYSHGKNTIEEMVEQARALGLRAIVISDHGRSHPMFGVRKKNFEKMRREIDALNEKYDDIEIYLSVESNITGADGSIDIGKEERQYCDWIYAGYHYGYIPASIKDVFRFAIRNYLTVVFPFMKEKTRRINTGAYLKMMDRYALKMITHPGDKLPVDIEPIAKKAAEKGVILEINPRHSHLNSEELKIALKYNVRFAVNSDAHSIQALGQVQSAEAIIKEAGVPCERIVNIEA from the coding sequence ATGAAACTACTCTGCGATATGCACACCCATACTACCTACAGCCATGGCAAGAACACCATTGAGGAAATGGTAGAGCAGGCGCGTGCACTTGGCCTCAGGGCGATCGTAATTTCAGATCATGGCAGGAGCCATCCCATGTTTGGGGTGCGTAAAAAGAATTTCGAGAAAATGCGCCGGGAAATTGACGCGCTTAATGAAAAGTACGACGATATTGAGATTTACCTTTCGGTGGAATCCAATATCACCGGAGCCGACGGCAGCATTGATATCGGAAAAGAAGAACGGCAGTACTGCGACTGGATCTATGCCGGGTACCATTACGGTTACATACCAGCCAGCATAAAAGACGTTTTTCGCTTCGCCATCCGAAATTATCTGACCGTAGTATTCCCGTTTATGAAGGAAAAAACGCGGCGAATTAATACCGGCGCCTATCTGAAAATGATGGATCGTTATGCGCTTAAGATGATAACCCACCCGGGCGACAAGCTGCCGGTAGATATTGAGCCCATTGCCAAGAAAGCCGCTGAAAAGGGCGTGATCCTTGAGATTAACCCAAGACACAGCCACCTGAACAGCGAGGAGCTCAAAATTGCCTTAAAGTATAATGTGCGGTTTGCAGTCAACAGCGATGCCCACAGTATCCAGGCGCTGGGGCAGGTACAGTCAGCAGAGGCCATCATAAAAGAAGCCGGTGTTCCCTGTGAGCGCATTGTCAATATTGAAGCATAA